One Stigmatopora nigra isolate UIUO_SnigA chromosome 1, RoL_Snig_1.1, whole genome shotgun sequence DNA segment encodes these proteins:
- the tamalin gene encoding general receptor for phosphoinositides 1-associated scaffold protein isoform X1: MTFRRLKMVDSNGTNRTAAPSPDNGVYFPSSQSDSCRRTAPLNNDATEVYNYKTLAYSGGTLPRNLRKVGGSQKWKPQIQLPPEPERKLVVLEKAGEQTFGFEIQTYGLHHQDQNTVEMCTFVCKVHDQSPAQLAGLKVGETIASVNETPVEGFRHKEIVQLIKACGNTLRMETIYSDSIRKAELEARLQYLKQTLHEKWDEYRSLMLQEQRLVHGIAMSDASVYESLESAGVYGSLGAPSPGAPRGLRWTGSASSSASVLSVATEDDPLYQTCLYHAGDSDAGEGKRRKAPSPVRKPRLRPASELFASAKTQLTRSASTRSYVRGPSQGPASAAATAAAVVDKLPGLGSLQRKHRSFRRHLLKFIPGLNRPLEEEESKL, encoded by the exons ATGACTTTCCGGAGGCTGAAGATGGTCGATTCGAACGGGACGAACCGCACGGCAGCGCCTTCCCCGGACAACGGCGTCTATTTCCCGTCGTCCCAATCGGACAGCTGCCGGCGGACGGCGCCGCTCAACAACGACGCCACCGAGGTTTATAACTACAAGACTCTGGCTTACTCCGGCGGGACTTTGCCCAGAAATTTGAGAAAG GTCGGTGGATCCCAGAAATGGAAGCCACAAATTCAGTTACCTCCAGAACCGGAAAG GAAGCTGGTGGTGCTGGAAAAGGCGGGCGAGCAAACGTTTGGCTTTGAGATTCAG ACTTACGGATTGCATCATCAGGACCAAAACACGGTGGAGATGTGTACCTTTGTGTGCAAGGTGCACGACCAAAGTCCGGCCCAGCTTGCTGGTCTTAAAGTCG GTGAGACCATCGCCAGTGTCAACGAGACCCCCGTGGAAGGCTTTCGCCACAAGGAGATTGTCCAACTCATCAAGGCGTGCGGGAACAcactcag GATGGAGACGATTTATAGCGACTCGATCCGGAAAGCTGAGCTGGAGGCGCGACTACAATATCTGAAG CAAACACTCCACGAGAAGTGGGATGAGTATCGCTCGTTGATGCTGCAGGAACAGAGGCTTGTCCACG GTATAGCGATGAGCGACGCCTCCGTGTACGAGTCGCTGGAATCGGCGGGCGTGTACGGCAGCCTGGGAGCCCCCAGCCCCGGTGCCCCCCGCGGCTTGCGCTGGACCGGGAGTGCCAGCAGCAGCGCCAGCGTCCTCAGCGTGGCCACCGAGGACGACCCGCTCTACCAGACCTGCCTGTACCACGCGGGCGACTCGGACGCCGGCGAGGGAAAACGACGCAAAGCGCCGTCGCCGGTCAGAAAGCCGCGCCTCCGGCCCGCCAGCGAGCTCTTCGCCTCGGCCAAAACGCAGCTGACGCGCAGCGCCAGCACTCGCAGCTACGTCAGGGGGCCCTCGCAAGGGCCCGcttccgccgccgccactgccgCCGCCGTGGTGGACAAGCTGCCGGGATTGGGCTCGCTGCAGAGGAAGCACAGGAGCTTCCGGAGGCACTTGCTCAAGTTCATCCCTGGCTTGAACCGGCCGCTGGAGGAAGAGGAAAGCAAATTGTGA
- the tamalin gene encoding general receptor for phosphoinositides 1-associated scaffold protein isoform X2, with amino-acid sequence MKKLKAVGGSQKWKPQIQLPPEPERKLVVLEKAGEQTFGFEIQTYGLHHQDQNTVEMCTFVCKVHDQSPAQLAGLKVGETIASVNETPVEGFRHKEIVQLIKACGNTLRMETIYSDSIRKAELEARLQYLKQTLHEKWDEYRSLMLQEQRLVHGIAMSDASVYESLESAGVYGSLGAPSPGAPRGLRWTGSASSSASVLSVATEDDPLYQTCLYHAGDSDAGEGKRRKAPSPVRKPRLRPASELFASAKTQLTRSASTRSYVRGPSQGPASAAATAAAVVDKLPGLGSLQRKHRSFRRHLLKFIPGLNRPLEEEESKL; translated from the exons ATGAAGAAACTCAAAGCA GTCGGTGGATCCCAGAAATGGAAGCCACAAATTCAGTTACCTCCAGAACCGGAAAG GAAGCTGGTGGTGCTGGAAAAGGCGGGCGAGCAAACGTTTGGCTTTGAGATTCAG ACTTACGGATTGCATCATCAGGACCAAAACACGGTGGAGATGTGTACCTTTGTGTGCAAGGTGCACGACCAAAGTCCGGCCCAGCTTGCTGGTCTTAAAGTCG GTGAGACCATCGCCAGTGTCAACGAGACCCCCGTGGAAGGCTTTCGCCACAAGGAGATTGTCCAACTCATCAAGGCGTGCGGGAACAcactcag GATGGAGACGATTTATAGCGACTCGATCCGGAAAGCTGAGCTGGAGGCGCGACTACAATATCTGAAG CAAACACTCCACGAGAAGTGGGATGAGTATCGCTCGTTGATGCTGCAGGAACAGAGGCTTGTCCACG GTATAGCGATGAGCGACGCCTCCGTGTACGAGTCGCTGGAATCGGCGGGCGTGTACGGCAGCCTGGGAGCCCCCAGCCCCGGTGCCCCCCGCGGCTTGCGCTGGACCGGGAGTGCCAGCAGCAGCGCCAGCGTCCTCAGCGTGGCCACCGAGGACGACCCGCTCTACCAGACCTGCCTGTACCACGCGGGCGACTCGGACGCCGGCGAGGGAAAACGACGCAAAGCGCCGTCGCCGGTCAGAAAGCCGCGCCTCCGGCCCGCCAGCGAGCTCTTCGCCTCGGCCAAAACGCAGCTGACGCGCAGCGCCAGCACTCGCAGCTACGTCAGGGGGCCCTCGCAAGGGCCCGcttccgccgccgccactgccgCCGCCGTGGTGGACAAGCTGCCGGGATTGGGCTCGCTGCAGAGGAAGCACAGGAGCTTCCGGAGGCACTTGCTCAAGTTCATCCCTGGCTTGAACCGGCCGCTGGAGGAAGAGGAAAGCAAATTGTGA